One segment of Fimbriiglobus ruber DNA contains the following:
- a CDS encoding serine/threonine-protein kinase, with amino-acid sequence MADQRPADQWECPSRDELAGFLRDRLPPEAVRDIESHLSSCSFCESAVQELRADGRGTEVPGRRSDFESLVTVVEPHPPLVPRPLPPRVPLNRLVGQYRLVEQIGLGGMGMVYRAEHLRLKKMVAVKILAADRLIDPGAVGRFEREMAVVGRLDHPNIVRATDAGDANGVYFLAMELVDGLNLGAVNRRCRPLAVADACEVARRAALGLQHAHEHGLVHRDVKPQNLMLSRKGEVKVLDLGLALLRAGARDEDDLTATGQMMGTASYMAPEQFDACHAVDIRADLYSLGCTLYALLAGQPPFGSADHLSIYNKMAAHKTKPVPRVAAVRPDVPPGLVAVLDALLAKDPAARPATPAEVATALEPFAGGADLSALILAALARGAARETAEHATVTTADPPPASPPAPRRWRRGRLTAVVAAGIVAATVGGTLWFSRRADADPAPAVPAGPPDPPVQLAAAPPVPAPRTFVPGQWTDVLDVRPTEFHWWSNGGMSAWNYDPASRVVRMQSFNTQLLSLGRAGAGGFKLQVGVQQTDWSGDFGVFLGGKRGPEENDVQYQFLRLSARGKVSARQTYLLQRGRGQVTRRPEFVPLVITQDLVATLVDPPTRFEQRLEIEVSPLELRSVFWNASQCPLLLTVNRQFNRPDYEGEFGLYFERTSVTVLNAKFMPTE; translated from the coding sequence ATGGCGGACCAGAGACCGGCGGACCAGTGGGAGTGCCCCAGCCGGGACGAATTGGCCGGCTTCCTCCGCGACCGGCTGCCGCCCGAGGCCGTCCGGGACATCGAGTCCCACCTGTCGAGTTGCTCCTTCTGTGAATCCGCCGTTCAGGAATTGCGGGCCGACGGCCGGGGGACCGAAGTCCCGGGCCGCCGGTCGGACTTCGAGAGCCTGGTAACGGTGGTGGAGCCGCACCCGCCGCTCGTCCCCCGCCCGCTCCCTCCCCGGGTCCCGCTCAACCGACTCGTCGGCCAGTACCGGCTCGTGGAGCAGATCGGCCTGGGCGGCATGGGGATGGTTTACCGGGCCGAGCACTTGCGGCTCAAGAAGATGGTGGCGGTCAAGATCCTGGCGGCCGACCGGCTGATCGACCCGGGGGCCGTCGGCCGGTTCGAGCGGGAGATGGCCGTCGTCGGCCGCCTCGACCACCCGAACATCGTGCGGGCGACCGACGCCGGGGACGCGAACGGCGTTTACTTCCTGGCGATGGAACTGGTCGACGGCCTCAACCTGGGGGCCGTCAACCGGCGGTGCCGCCCGCTCGCCGTGGCCGACGCCTGCGAGGTCGCCCGGCGGGCCGCCCTGGGGCTCCAGCACGCCCACGAACACGGGCTCGTCCACCGGGACGTCAAGCCCCAAAACCTGATGCTCTCGCGGAAGGGAGAGGTGAAGGTTCTCGACCTGGGGCTGGCCCTGCTCCGCGCGGGCGCGCGCGACGAGGACGACCTGACCGCCACCGGGCAGATGATGGGGACGGCGAGCTACATGGCCCCCGAGCAGTTCGACGCGTGCCACGCGGTCGACATCCGGGCCGACCTGTACAGCCTCGGGTGTACGCTGTACGCCCTGCTCGCCGGCCAGCCCCCGTTCGGCAGCGCGGACCACCTGTCTATTTACAACAAGATGGCGGCCCACAAGACGAAGCCCGTCCCGCGGGTCGCGGCCGTCCGGCCCGACGTGCCGCCCGGCCTGGTCGCGGTCCTCGACGCCCTCCTCGCGAAAGACCCGGCGGCCCGCCCGGCCACCCCCGCCGAAGTCGCGACCGCCCTGGAGCCGTTCGCCGGCGGCGCGGACCTGTCCGCGCTGATCCTGGCGGCCCTCGCGCGCGGCGCGGCGCGGGAGACGGCGGAACACGCGACCGTCACGACGGCGGACCCCCCGCCCGCGAGCCCGCCCGCCCCGCGGCGGTGGCGCCGCGGCCGGTTGACCGCGGTCGTCGCGGCGGGAATCGTGGCCGCCACGGTGGGGGGCACGCTCTGGTTTTCCCGGCGGGCGGACGCCGACCCGGCCCCCGCGGTCCCGGCCGGCCCGCCCGACCCGCCCGTCCAACTCGCCGCGGCCCCCCCGGTCCCCGCGCCCCGGACGTTTGTCCCGGGTCAGTGGACTGACGTCCTCGACGTACGGCCGACGGAATTCCACTGGTGGAGCAACGGCGGCATGTCCGCCTGGAACTACGACCCCGCCAGCCGGGTCGTCCGCATGCAGAGTTTCAACACCCAACTGTTGAGCCTCGGGCGGGCGGGGGCGGGCGGGTTCAAGCTCCAGGTCGGCGTCCAGCAAACCGATTGGTCCGGAGACTTCGGCGTCTTCTTAGGTGGGAAGCGGGGTCCTGAGGAAAACGACGTCCAGTACCAGTTCCTCCGCCTGTCGGCGCGCGGGAAGGTCTCCGCCCGCCAAACGTATCTCCTCCAGCGCGGCCGCGGACAGGTCACGCGCCGCCCGGAGTTCGTGCCGCTGGTCATTACCCAGGATCTGGTCGCCACCCTGGTCGATCCCCCGACCAGGTTCGAGCAGCGGTTGGAGATCGAAGTGAGCCCGTTGGAGCTGAGGTCGGTGTTCTGGAATGCGTCCCAGTGTCCTCTTTTGTTGACGGTCAACAGGCAGTTCAATCGCCCGGATTACGAGGGTGAATTCGGACTCTATTTCGAGCGAACGTCCGTCACCGTCTTGAATGCGAAGTTTATGCCCACCGAGTGA
- a CDS encoding serine/threonine protein kinase, with protein sequence MPAPATVAEFIDVVRKSGLVPDDQFDAQLTRFGPAPSATVDQFAQAMVRNGLLTRFQTKQLKLGRYKRFEIAGKYRLLELLGVGGMGAVYLCEHVVMKRLMAIKVLPNEKLQDPSALLRFHREARMVASLDHPNIVRAFDIDKFETMHFLVMEYVDGTSLQEIVARHGPLSPIRAANYVAQAAHGLHHANELAMVHRDIKPGNLLLERTGVVKILDMGLARIFDQANPTKDNVTEKFDNNCVLGTADYLAPEQAMSNVVDIRADIYALGGSMYFLLTGQSPFPDGTIAHKLLAHQSQEPRLVAEFRKDVPPSCSRSCTR encoded by the coding sequence ATGCCCGCGCCCGCGACCGTGGCGGAATTCATCGACGTCGTCCGGAAAAGCGGCCTCGTGCCGGACGATCAATTCGACGCCCAACTGACGCGGTTCGGCCCCGCCCCGTCGGCGACCGTCGACCAATTTGCGCAGGCGATGGTCCGTAACGGGCTCCTGACCCGGTTCCAGACCAAACAGCTCAAGCTCGGGCGGTACAAGCGGTTCGAGATCGCCGGGAAATACCGGCTGCTCGAACTCCTCGGCGTCGGCGGGATGGGCGCCGTGTATTTGTGCGAACATGTCGTCATGAAGCGCCTGATGGCGATCAAGGTACTCCCGAACGAAAAGCTCCAGGACCCGTCCGCCCTCCTCCGGTTCCACCGGGAAGCCCGGATGGTGGCCTCCCTCGACCACCCGAACATCGTCCGCGCGTTCGACATCGACAAGTTCGAGACGATGCACTTCCTGGTCATGGAGTACGTGGACGGGACGAGTCTCCAGGAGATCGTCGCCCGGCACGGCCCGCTCTCCCCGATCCGGGCCGCCAACTACGTGGCCCAGGCCGCCCACGGGCTGCACCACGCGAACGAACTCGCCATGGTCCACCGGGACATCAAGCCCGGGAACCTGCTGCTGGAGCGGACCGGGGTCGTCAAGATCCTGGACATGGGCCTGGCCCGCATCTTCGACCAGGCCAACCCGACCAAGGATAACGTCACCGAGAAGTTCGACAACAACTGCGTCCTCGGGACGGCCGACTACCTCGCCCCCGAACAGGCGATGAGCAACGTCGTCGACATCCGGGCGGACATTTACGCCCTCGGCGGCAGCATGTACTTCCTGCTCACCGGGCAGTCCCCGTTCCCGGACGGGACGATCGCGCACAAGCTACTCGCGCACCAGAGCCAGGAGCCCCGCCTGGTCGCCGAGTTCCGCAAGGACGTCCCCCCGAGTTGCTCGCGGTCCTGCACAAGATGA